A region of Vigna radiata var. radiata cultivar VC1973A chromosome 6, Vradiata_ver6, whole genome shotgun sequence DNA encodes the following proteins:
- the LOC106764181 gene encoding metal-nicotianamine transporter YSL3-like isoform X2, with translation MNTSNHEELEEIQNCDNDDIEKAELEEPEGQSSMASWKSQITIRGLITSFFIGIIYSVIVMKLNLSTGLVPNLNVSAALLGFVLVRIWTMLLEKANVVTTPFTRQENTIIQTCAVACYSTSFGGGFGSHLLGLNRKTYEQVGVDTPGNTPITKEPGVGWMTAFLFVTYFVGLAILVPLRKLMIIDYKLSYPSGTATAVLINGFHAPKGDEMAKKQVHGFMKFVSFSFLWSFFQWFYAGGEQCGFVQFPTFGLTAWKNSFYFDFSMTYVGAGMICSHLVNLSLLFGAILSWGIMWPLIKGLKGQWFPESLPESSMKSLNGYRVFISIALILGDGLYNFAKILLFTATNIHATMERRNKKSHNQDPDDLKRNEVFVRESIPMWLALSGYILFSAISITAIPFIFPEVKWYYVVVAYIIAPTLSFCNAYGAGLTDMNMAYNYGKVALFVLAALGGKSHGVVAGLVGCGVIKSLVSTSSDLMQDFKSGHLTFTSPRSMLLGQAIGTAIGCVVAPLTFFLFYKAFDVGNPDGEYKAPYAIIYRNMAILGVEGFSALPHYCLHLCCGFFAFSLAANLVRDFNPKNIGRWIPLPMAMAVPFVVGGYFAIDMCVGSLIVYAWHTLKTKEASLMLPAIASGLICGDGLWILPSSILALFKVRPPICMRFLPMD, from the exons ATGAACACTTCAAACCACGAAGAACTAGAAGAGATTCAGAACTGTGACAATGATGATATCGAAAAAGCTGAACTAGAAGAGCCAGAGGGCCAAAGTAGCATGGCATCATGGAAAAGTCAGATCACAATTCGAGGACTAATAACTAGCTTCTTCATTGGTATAATTTATAGTGTGATTGTGATGAAGCTGAATCTCTCAACCGGACTTGTTCCAAATCTGAACGTTTCAGCAGCACTCCTTGGCTTTGTGCTTGTTCGAATTTGGACTATGCTGCTTGAAAAAGCTAATGTTGTTACAACACCTTTCACTAGACAGGAGAATACCATAATTCAAACTTGTGCTGTCGCATGCTACAGCACTTCTTTTGGAG GTGGTTTTGGGTCCCATCTCTTGGGTTTGAATAGGAAAACGTATGAGCAAGTAGGGGTAGATACACCGGGGAATACTCCAATTACCAAGGAGCCTGGAGTTGGTTGGATGACAGCCTTTCTCTTTGTAACATACTTTGTCGGGCTAGCGATTTTGGTTCCTCTTAGGAAG TTGATGATCATAGATTACAAATTGAGTTATCCAAGTGGAACTGCTACAGCCGTCCTTATTAATGGGTTCCATGCTCCCAAAGGTGATGAGATGGCAAA GAAGCAGGTTCATGGTTTTATGAAATTCGTCTCTTTCAGTTTCCTTTGGTCTTTCTTCCAATGGTTCTATGCTGGTGGAGAGCAATGCGGATTTGTTCAGTTTCCTACTTTCGGATTGACAGCATGGAAAAACTC ATTCTACTTTGATTTCAGCATGACTTACGTGGGAGCAGGAATGATTTGTTCACATCTTGTCAACTTATCCTTGCTTTTTGGTGCTATTCTCTCTTGGGGCATTATGTGGCCATTGATCAAGGGACTAAAAGGACAATGGTTCCCTGAGAGTTTACCAGAAAGTAGTATGAAGAGTCTTAATGGTTACAGG GTTTTTATATCCATAGCCTTGATCCTCGGTGATGGGTTGTACAATTTCGCCAAAATTTTGCTTTTTACCGCCACAAATATCCATGCCACCATGGAAAGGAGGAATAAAAAATCAC ATAACCAGGATCCTGATGATCTTAAACGTAACGAAGTGTTTGTAAGAGAAAGCATTCCAATGTGGTTAGCATTGTCAGGGTACATACTGTTCTCTGCCATTTCTATCACAGCTATCCCTTTCATTTTCCCTGAGGTGAAGTGGTATTATGTGGTGGTTGCGTATATTATAGCACCAACTCTAAGCTTCTGCAACGCATATGGTGCTGGATTAACTGACATGAACATGGCCTATAACTACGGGAAAGTGGCTCTCTTTGTGCTAGCTGCCTTAGGTGGGAAAAGCCACGGGGTGGTTGCTGGACTGGTTGGTTGTGGCGTGATAAAGTCTCTTGTTTCCACCTCTTCTGACTTGATGCAAGATTTCAAGAGCGGTCATCTGACCTTCACTTCCCCTCGATCAATGCTTCTTGGTCAAGCTATTGGCACAGCAATAGGTTGTGTTGTTGCTCCTCTTACATTCTTCCTTTTCTACAAGGCTTTCGATGTGGGGAATCCAGATGGTGAATACAAAGCCCCATATGCCATCATATACAGAAACATGGCGATTCTTGGTGTGGAAGGCTTTTCTGCCCTTCCGCACTATTGTCTGCACCTGTGTTGTGGGTTCTTTGCATTTTCTCTGGCAGCCAACTTGGTGAGAGATTTTAACCCCAAAAACATTGGGAGATGGATCCCACTTCCAATGGCAATGGCAGTACCTTTTGTAGTAGGTGGATACTTTGCTATTGACATGTGTGTGGGTAGTTTAATCGTTTATGCATGGCACACACTAAAAACCAAAGAGGCTAGTTTGATGCTTCCGGCAATTGCTTCTGGTTTGATATGTGGGGATGGATTGTGGATTCTCCCTTCATCTATCCTTGCTTTGTTTAAGGTTCGTCCCCCAATTTGTATGAGATTCTTGCCAATGGATTAG
- the LOC106764181 gene encoding metal-nicotianamine transporter YSL3-like isoform X3: protein MNTSNHEELEEIQNCDNDDIEKAELEEPEGQSSMASWKSQITIRGLITSFFIGIIYSVIVMKLNLSTGLVPNLNVSAALLGFVLVRIWTMLLEKANVVTTPFTRQENTIIQTCAVACYSTSFGGGFGSHLLGLNRKTYEQVGVDTPGNTPITKEPGVGWMTAFLFVTYFVGLAILVPLRKLMIIDYKLSYPSGTATAVLINGFHAPKGDEMANFLWSFFQWFYAGGEQCGFVQFPTFGLTAWKNSFYFDFSMTYVGAGMICSHLVNLSLLFGAILSWGIMWPLIKGLKGQWFPESLPESSMKSLNGYRVFISIALILGDGLYNFAKILLFTATNIHATMERRNKKSLSISDNQDPDDLKRNEVFVRESIPMWLALSGYILFSAISITAIPFIFPEVKWYYVVVAYIIAPTLSFCNAYGAGLTDMNMAYNYGKVALFVLAALGGKSHGVVAGLVGCGVIKSLVSTSSDLMQDFKSGHLTFTSPRSMLLGQAIGTAIGCVVAPLTFFLFYKAFDVGNPDGEYKAPYAIIYRNMAILGVEGFSALPHYCLHLCCGFFAFSLAANLVRDFNPKNIGRWIPLPMAMAVPFVVGGYFAIDMCVGSLIVYAWHTLKTKEASLMLPAIASGLICGDGLWILPSSILALFKVRPPICMRFLPMD from the exons ATGAACACTTCAAACCACGAAGAACTAGAAGAGATTCAGAACTGTGACAATGATGATATCGAAAAAGCTGAACTAGAAGAGCCAGAGGGCCAAAGTAGCATGGCATCATGGAAAAGTCAGATCACAATTCGAGGACTAATAACTAGCTTCTTCATTGGTATAATTTATAGTGTGATTGTGATGAAGCTGAATCTCTCAACCGGACTTGTTCCAAATCTGAACGTTTCAGCAGCACTCCTTGGCTTTGTGCTTGTTCGAATTTGGACTATGCTGCTTGAAAAAGCTAATGTTGTTACAACACCTTTCACTAGACAGGAGAATACCATAATTCAAACTTGTGCTGTCGCATGCTACAGCACTTCTTTTGGAG GTGGTTTTGGGTCCCATCTCTTGGGTTTGAATAGGAAAACGTATGAGCAAGTAGGGGTAGATACACCGGGGAATACTCCAATTACCAAGGAGCCTGGAGTTGGTTGGATGACAGCCTTTCTCTTTGTAACATACTTTGTCGGGCTAGCGATTTTGGTTCCTCTTAGGAAG TTGATGATCATAGATTACAAATTGAGTTATCCAAGTGGAACTGCTACAGCCGTCCTTATTAATGGGTTCCATGCTCCCAAAGGTGATGAGATGGCAAA TTTCCTTTGGTCTTTCTTCCAATGGTTCTATGCTGGTGGAGAGCAATGCGGATTTGTTCAGTTTCCTACTTTCGGATTGACAGCATGGAAAAACTC ATTCTACTTTGATTTCAGCATGACTTACGTGGGAGCAGGAATGATTTGTTCACATCTTGTCAACTTATCCTTGCTTTTTGGTGCTATTCTCTCTTGGGGCATTATGTGGCCATTGATCAAGGGACTAAAAGGACAATGGTTCCCTGAGAGTTTACCAGAAAGTAGTATGAAGAGTCTTAATGGTTACAGG GTTTTTATATCCATAGCCTTGATCCTCGGTGATGGGTTGTACAATTTCGCCAAAATTTTGCTTTTTACCGCCACAAATATCCATGCCACCATGGAAAGGAGGAATAAAAAATCAC TTTCAATTTCAGATAACCAGGATCCTGATGATCTTAAACGTAACGAAGTGTTTGTAAGAGAAAGCATTCCAATGTGGTTAGCATTGTCAGGGTACATACTGTTCTCTGCCATTTCTATCACAGCTATCCCTTTCATTTTCCCTGAGGTGAAGTGGTATTATGTGGTGGTTGCGTATATTATAGCACCAACTCTAAGCTTCTGCAACGCATATGGTGCTGGATTAACTGACATGAACATGGCCTATAACTACGGGAAAGTGGCTCTCTTTGTGCTAGCTGCCTTAGGTGGGAAAAGCCACGGGGTGGTTGCTGGACTGGTTGGTTGTGGCGTGATAAAGTCTCTTGTTTCCACCTCTTCTGACTTGATGCAAGATTTCAAGAGCGGTCATCTGACCTTCACTTCCCCTCGATCAATGCTTCTTGGTCAAGCTATTGGCACAGCAATAGGTTGTGTTGTTGCTCCTCTTACATTCTTCCTTTTCTACAAGGCTTTCGATGTGGGGAATCCAGATGGTGAATACAAAGCCCCATATGCCATCATATACAGAAACATGGCGATTCTTGGTGTGGAAGGCTTTTCTGCCCTTCCGCACTATTGTCTGCACCTGTGTTGTGGGTTCTTTGCATTTTCTCTGGCAGCCAACTTGGTGAGAGATTTTAACCCCAAAAACATTGGGAGATGGATCCCACTTCCAATGGCAATGGCAGTACCTTTTGTAGTAGGTGGATACTTTGCTATTGACATGTGTGTGGGTAGTTTAATCGTTTATGCATGGCACACACTAAAAACCAAAGAGGCTAGTTTGATGCTTCCGGCAATTGCTTCTGGTTTGATATGTGGGGATGGATTGTGGATTCTCCCTTCATCTATCCTTGCTTTGTTTAAGGTTCGTCCCCCAATTTGTATGAGATTCTTGCCAATGGATTAG
- the LOC106764181 gene encoding metal-nicotianamine transporter YSL3-like isoform X1, which produces MNTSNHEELEEIQNCDNDDIEKAELEEPEGQSSMASWKSQITIRGLITSFFIGIIYSVIVMKLNLSTGLVPNLNVSAALLGFVLVRIWTMLLEKANVVTTPFTRQENTIIQTCAVACYSTSFGGGFGSHLLGLNRKTYEQVGVDTPGNTPITKEPGVGWMTAFLFVTYFVGLAILVPLRKLMIIDYKLSYPSGTATAVLINGFHAPKGDEMAKKQVHGFMKFVSFSFLWSFFQWFYAGGEQCGFVQFPTFGLTAWKNSFYFDFSMTYVGAGMICSHLVNLSLLFGAILSWGIMWPLIKGLKGQWFPESLPESSMKSLNGYRVFISIALILGDGLYNFAKILLFTATNIHATMERRNKKSLSISDNQDPDDLKRNEVFVRESIPMWLALSGYILFSAISITAIPFIFPEVKWYYVVVAYIIAPTLSFCNAYGAGLTDMNMAYNYGKVALFVLAALGGKSHGVVAGLVGCGVIKSLVSTSSDLMQDFKSGHLTFTSPRSMLLGQAIGTAIGCVVAPLTFFLFYKAFDVGNPDGEYKAPYAIIYRNMAILGVEGFSALPHYCLHLCCGFFAFSLAANLVRDFNPKNIGRWIPLPMAMAVPFVVGGYFAIDMCVGSLIVYAWHTLKTKEASLMLPAIASGLICGDGLWILPSSILALFKVRPPICMRFLPMD; this is translated from the exons ATGAACACTTCAAACCACGAAGAACTAGAAGAGATTCAGAACTGTGACAATGATGATATCGAAAAAGCTGAACTAGAAGAGCCAGAGGGCCAAAGTAGCATGGCATCATGGAAAAGTCAGATCACAATTCGAGGACTAATAACTAGCTTCTTCATTGGTATAATTTATAGTGTGATTGTGATGAAGCTGAATCTCTCAACCGGACTTGTTCCAAATCTGAACGTTTCAGCAGCACTCCTTGGCTTTGTGCTTGTTCGAATTTGGACTATGCTGCTTGAAAAAGCTAATGTTGTTACAACACCTTTCACTAGACAGGAGAATACCATAATTCAAACTTGTGCTGTCGCATGCTACAGCACTTCTTTTGGAG GTGGTTTTGGGTCCCATCTCTTGGGTTTGAATAGGAAAACGTATGAGCAAGTAGGGGTAGATACACCGGGGAATACTCCAATTACCAAGGAGCCTGGAGTTGGTTGGATGACAGCCTTTCTCTTTGTAACATACTTTGTCGGGCTAGCGATTTTGGTTCCTCTTAGGAAG TTGATGATCATAGATTACAAATTGAGTTATCCAAGTGGAACTGCTACAGCCGTCCTTATTAATGGGTTCCATGCTCCCAAAGGTGATGAGATGGCAAA GAAGCAGGTTCATGGTTTTATGAAATTCGTCTCTTTCAGTTTCCTTTGGTCTTTCTTCCAATGGTTCTATGCTGGTGGAGAGCAATGCGGATTTGTTCAGTTTCCTACTTTCGGATTGACAGCATGGAAAAACTC ATTCTACTTTGATTTCAGCATGACTTACGTGGGAGCAGGAATGATTTGTTCACATCTTGTCAACTTATCCTTGCTTTTTGGTGCTATTCTCTCTTGGGGCATTATGTGGCCATTGATCAAGGGACTAAAAGGACAATGGTTCCCTGAGAGTTTACCAGAAAGTAGTATGAAGAGTCTTAATGGTTACAGG GTTTTTATATCCATAGCCTTGATCCTCGGTGATGGGTTGTACAATTTCGCCAAAATTTTGCTTTTTACCGCCACAAATATCCATGCCACCATGGAAAGGAGGAATAAAAAATCAC TTTCAATTTCAGATAACCAGGATCCTGATGATCTTAAACGTAACGAAGTGTTTGTAAGAGAAAGCATTCCAATGTGGTTAGCATTGTCAGGGTACATACTGTTCTCTGCCATTTCTATCACAGCTATCCCTTTCATTTTCCCTGAGGTGAAGTGGTATTATGTGGTGGTTGCGTATATTATAGCACCAACTCTAAGCTTCTGCAACGCATATGGTGCTGGATTAACTGACATGAACATGGCCTATAACTACGGGAAAGTGGCTCTCTTTGTGCTAGCTGCCTTAGGTGGGAAAAGCCACGGGGTGGTTGCTGGACTGGTTGGTTGTGGCGTGATAAAGTCTCTTGTTTCCACCTCTTCTGACTTGATGCAAGATTTCAAGAGCGGTCATCTGACCTTCACTTCCCCTCGATCAATGCTTCTTGGTCAAGCTATTGGCACAGCAATAGGTTGTGTTGTTGCTCCTCTTACATTCTTCCTTTTCTACAAGGCTTTCGATGTGGGGAATCCAGATGGTGAATACAAAGCCCCATATGCCATCATATACAGAAACATGGCGATTCTTGGTGTGGAAGGCTTTTCTGCCCTTCCGCACTATTGTCTGCACCTGTGTTGTGGGTTCTTTGCATTTTCTCTGGCAGCCAACTTGGTGAGAGATTTTAACCCCAAAAACATTGGGAGATGGATCCCACTTCCAATGGCAATGGCAGTACCTTTTGTAGTAGGTGGATACTTTGCTATTGACATGTGTGTGGGTAGTTTAATCGTTTATGCATGGCACACACTAAAAACCAAAGAGGCTAGTTTGATGCTTCCGGCAATTGCTTCTGGTTTGATATGTGGGGATGGATTGTGGATTCTCCCTTCATCTATCCTTGCTTTGTTTAAGGTTCGTCCCCCAATTTGTATGAGATTCTTGCCAATGGATTAG